One window of Sinorhizobium numidicum genomic DNA carries:
- a CDS encoding urease subunit gamma: MNLTPREKDKLLISMAAMVARRRLERGVKLNHPEAIALITDFVVEGARDGRSVAELMEAGAHVLTRDQVMEGIAEMIHDIQIEATFPDGTKLVTVHEPIR; encoded by the coding sequence ATGAATCTCACTCCGCGCGAAAAAGACAAACTGTTGATTTCCATGGCGGCGATGGTCGCGCGCCGGCGGTTGGAACGAGGCGTGAAGCTCAATCATCCGGAGGCGATTGCCCTCATCACCGACTTCGTCGTCGAAGGCGCACGCGACGGCCGCTCCGTTGCCGAACTGATGGAGGCGGGCGCGCATGTGCTGACCCGCGATCAGGTGATGGAGGGGATTGCGGAGATGATCCACGACATCCAGATCGAGGCGACTTTCCCGGACGGGACGAAGCTCGTCACCGTTCACGAACCGATCCGCTAG
- a CDS encoding urease accessory protein UreD, with the protein MNETAIVAPQRAWGKGRLVAKPQGGRTRIAELYQEGCAKIRLPKTFDASMEAVLINSSGGVTGGDRLAWAFEAGEGTSLTLTTQACEKIYRASAGTADIATCISVAAGGRVDWLPQETILFDRASLSRSLEVDLAEDASFLAVEAVLLGRKAMGEVVHAGLFRDRWRIRSGDKLLHAENLALTDEIAILAGRRAVLDGAAAFATLFYTAPDCELMLSRLRGALAGYACAGVSHFQVGGRDKLVARVVAPDGFILRKILIPLISHLRKDASVPRVWTL; encoded by the coding sequence ATGAATGAAACGGCGATCGTTGCTCCGCAAAGGGCGTGGGGAAAAGGGCGGCTTGTCGCCAAACCGCAGGGCGGGCGCACGCGCATCGCCGAGCTCTATCAGGAAGGCTGCGCCAAGATCCGCCTGCCGAAGACCTTCGACGCATCAATGGAAGCGGTGCTCATCAACTCTTCGGGCGGGGTCACGGGCGGCGACCGCCTGGCCTGGGCCTTCGAGGCCGGCGAGGGAACGAGCCTGACGCTGACGACGCAGGCTTGCGAAAAGATCTACAGGGCTAGCGCCGGCACGGCGGATATCGCGACGTGCATATCGGTCGCTGCGGGAGGGCGGGTCGATTGGCTGCCGCAGGAGACGATCCTCTTCGACCGGGCGTCCCTGTCGCGCTCGCTGGAGGTTGATCTCGCCGAGGATGCATCCTTTCTGGCGGTCGAAGCGGTTCTGCTCGGCCGTAAGGCGATGGGCGAGGTGGTCCATGCCGGCCTCTTTCGCGATCGCTGGCGGATCCGAAGCGGCGACAAACTGCTCCACGCGGAAAACCTTGCGCTTACCGATGAGATAGCCATACTCGCCGGCCGGCGCGCGGTGCTCGACGGGGCGGCAGCTTTTGCGACACTTTTCTATACCGCGCCGGATTGCGAACTGATGCTTTCGAGGCTGCGCGGCGCACTTGCGGGATACGCTTGCGCCGGCGTCAGTCATTTTCAAGTGGGCGGGCGCGACAAGCTCGTCGCCCGTGTCGTCGCGCCCGACGGGTTCATACTCAGAAAAATCCTCATCCCGCTCATTTCGCACTTGCGTAAGGACGCGTCTGTGCCGAGAGTCTGGACTCTTTGA
- a CDS encoding DUF1272 domain-containing protein, with translation MLSLRPNCECCDRDLPPECRDAMICTFECTFCADCVESRLGGTCPNCGGELVRRPVRPAALLLKYPASTERIVKPEGCARTDAA, from the coding sequence ATGCTGAGCCTGCGCCCGAACTGCGAATGCTGCGACCGCGACTTGCCGCCCGAATGCCGAGACGCGATGATCTGCACATTCGAATGCACCTTTTGCGCCGATTGCGTCGAGAGCAGGCTGGGCGGGACCTGTCCGAATTGCGGCGGCGAACTGGTGCGCCGTCCGGTGCGCCCGGCGGCACTGTTGTTGAAATATCCGGCCTCGACCGAACGTATCGTGAAGCCGGAAGGCTGCGCGCGCACCGACGCCGCATAG